The Paraburkholderia acidiphila DNA window AAGAACAAGCCCTATGAAGGGTACTATAAGGATGACGAATTAATCATCGACACCATGCGCGAGCATTGGGAGAGCGGTCTGGAAGATATTCGCGATTCGTTTTCCCATCGCGAGTGGTTCGACGTGCCAAGCCGCGAGCAGGGTTTCGTCACGCACGATGTGCATCGCTTACCGCGCGAGGTGCCGCAGTGCGATCGCGCGCGGTGGACTGCGTGCGAGGGAGAGCCTTGCGAAAGCGCCGCTGTGGCTCGACCGCGTTCATAGTCCGTCGTCCGTGTTCATGCGAGGCCTCAGATGGAAATTGACAGCGCCACGATGCGACCGGTGCATAGCCGCGCGAAGCCCGCTCTCGAGCAGGCCGCGCGCTGTTACTTGATGAGTCCCTTCTGCCGCCGGTAGACGTCGGTTGGCAGCCCACCCCATCCCCAGTTTTCCGTTGGCACTTCTTCAATGACGACGAAGGTCGCTTCCAGCGGTTTGTTCAACACGTCGAGCAGTAGCTGGCTCACGCCCTTGATGAGCTGGGCCTTTTCGTCGGACGTGACGGAATCGGCGCCGGGCTTGGTGCCCTCGCGCGTAACCTGAATGGTGACGATCGGCATTTCGCTTTCCTTGATGATGATCGTTGGAAGGAGCGCCGGCGCACGGCGCTCCAGTCTGGCTCGGTGGTGTCGATGCGCCTTAGTGCCCGGCGATCTGGCCGCCGTCGACGTGCAGGATTTCGCCCGTCACGAACGGGGCCGAGTCGAGATAGAGGATGGCGTTCACAATGTCGCTCATCTCGCCCATATGACCCATTGGGTGCAGCGCGCCAAGCGCCGCGTGCGTTTCGGGCGCGTGCATCGGCGACTTGATGATGCCGGGCGACACGGCGTTCGCGCGAATGCCGCGCTTCGCGTACTCGATAGCGAGCGAGCGCGTAGCGGCGGCGAGACCGCCCTTCGTCAGCGAGGCCAGCACCGAGGGTACGCCGTCGATCGCGTGATCGACGAGGGTAGTCGTGACGCTGAGGACGTGGCCGCTCTCGTGCTTTTCCATCTCCGCAATCGCGAGCTGCGCGATATGGAAGAAACCGCCGAGGTTAATGCCCGTGATCGCGGCGTAGTCTTCCGCGGTGTATTGCGTGAACGGCTTCGCGATGAAAATGCCCGCGTTGTTGATGAGCGTATCGACGCGGCCAAAGCGCGAGACGGCCGTTTCGATGACCCGGCGAGCCGTGGCAGGGTCCGCGATATCGCCGGCGACTGCGACGAGATTGCTATCGTCAGTCTGTTTGATGTTGCGCGACGTTGCGACCACGTTGTGGCCGAGTGCGCGGAATGCCTTGGCCGTTTCGGCGCCGATGCCCTGCGATGCACCGGTAACCACGACGACTTTGGGGGCTTGACTCATATGAACCTCGAAGTAAGTTGGACTCTCTATCTGATCGGGCTTGCCGCTCCGATGTCGATCAATTTACGCACCGGCGCTCCCGTTTTGAATACAGGAGGCGGACAAACAGTTGTGAGTCACAGGAACAAATGGGTACAAGCTGGGCGCAATGCCGCCCGGAGGAAAGGGTCATTGAGAATGACGTTTCAGGAGCTTCGGATAACGTAGTAAATAGAAGCGACCCCCGCACGTGAGTGCTCACGCGCGGGTCAATCTGGACAGGAGGAGAGCAGCGGCCGTGGCGTGACCGCCAGATGCGAGACTCAGGAAGCCTGCGTGCGCGGATCGTGATCGAATTCGAGCCTGATCCCGCCCGGTTCGTACACCATGGTGTGACGTTTCGGCCCCGGTCCGAGGTTTTCCGGCGCAAATTCGATTTTCACGCCGGGCCACTCAGAAACGCGCGCGAAAATATCGTTGAGCGCTTCTTCGCTGCCTACGCGCAAGGCGAGATGATGGAGGCCCACGTGAGTCTTGCGGTCGAATTCGATCATGCGACTAGGGTCGTTGACTTGCCAGAGGGTCAACATGACGTGCCCGTCCGAGACGAACGCAGCCGGATAGCTGGGCCTTTCGCCAACCTGTTTCCAGCCCAGGCAATTCACGAAAAAGTCGCGCGTGAGGTTCAGATCGCGGACGGTCAGGCCGACATGATCGATGCCCAGTGTAAGCGGTTTGTCAGTCATGCTTCGATTCTCCTGAGAAAAGAGTGTGACGATCCGGGGCAAATCTCTGCCGAAACAATATAGCGGCGAAGCACGGCGTGGATAATCGCTTGCCGTTCACATCAGTTTTTACACGATGTATCGCGTCGCGCAGGCAGGGCGATTGCGCGGCGGGTCGAGGCGCTAAACTCGTCGCGCGCCTCCGGAAACCTGCTTGCACACATCTGCAATGTCAGATATATTCCGCATCAGATATCGAGGAGGGCAATCGATGAACGATCCCGTCAATGAAGATTTCGAGCGGACGCAGAAGCTGGTGTTCGTGCTGGGTCAGGCGCATCACCGCATGGCCACTGAACTCAGGGCAGGCCTCAAGGACGCCGGGCTGAATCTGCAGGAGCGCGGCATTCTGCTGACACTCGCCTGCGGGAGCGCAACAACGCCGGCGGCACTGGCGAAGTGGCTCGGCGTGCACCCCGCCCGGATGACCCGCGTGCTGGACAAGCTCGAAGCCAGCGGACTCGTGGAGCGCTCGCGCAATGGCACGGACCGGCGCCTCGTCGACGTTTCGTTGACGCGGGAGGGCCGCTCGGTCGCGGCCCGCAACACCGACGTTGCCCCGGGCGCGTGGAGCGAGCGGCTTGCGCACTTCTCGAAGTCCGACTTCGACGCCTTGAGCACACTGCTTTCCCGATTGCTGCATGGCTAAGACGGCATTTTTTTGTTCAATTATCAGACAAGTCAGATAACGGCCCGTGCTTGACGGGACATTCGCTTCCAGACGAGAGAACGTAACATGAATCCATCGACCAGCCCAGGCGGGCCCGCCCAGCTGACAGGCATGAAGTTCGCACTTGGCACCTTCGCCGTGGCGCTCGCCACCTTTATGAACGTGCTGGATTCGTCGATCGCAAACGTTGCGATTCCCACGCTCTCCGGCAACCTTGGCGTGTCGATCGACGAAGGCACGTGGGTCATCACGCTCTTTGCCGCGGCCAATGCGGTGTCCATTCCGTTGACCGGTTGGCTTACGCAGCGCGTGGGCCAGGTTAAGCTGTTTGTCTGGGCGATCCTGCTGTTCGTGCTCTCGTCGGCGGCCTGCGGCCTGGCACCGAACCTGCTCACGCTGCTCGTGGCCCGTATCGTTCAGGGTGCGGTGGCGGGGCCGCTGGTGCCGCTCTCGCAGGCCTTGCTGCTCGCTTCGTTTCCGAAGGAAAAGAGTTCGAACGCGCTGGCGCTGTGGGCGATGACGGCAACCGTGGGACCGATCGCGGGCCCGGCGCTCGGCGGCTGGATCACCGACAGCTACAGTTGGTCATGGATCTTTTATATCAACGTGCCCGTCGGCCTCTTCGCCGCCGGCGTGGTGTGGGCGATCTACCGCGACCGCGAGACGCCGGCACGCAAACTGCCGATCGACAAGGTCGGGCTGATCTCGCTCATTGCCTGGGTGGCGCCGTTGCAGATCATGCTCGACAAGGGCAAGGATCTCGACTGGTTCAGCTCGCCGGTGATCTGGGCGCTCACCATCGTCGCCGCGGTCAGCTTCGTGTTCTTCCTGATCTGGGAATTGACTGAGGAAAAACCGATCGTCAACTTGCGGCTGTTCGCCAAACGCAACTTCCTCGGCGGCACGATTGCGATCTCGGTCGCGTATGCCATCTTCTTTGCAAACCTCGTGATCCTGCCGCAGTGGATCCAGGGCTTTCTCGGCTACCGCGCGGTGGATGCGGGGCTCGTCACCGCGCCGCTAGGGATTTTCGCCGTGATACTCGCCCCCGTGATGGGCAAGGTCATGCCGCGCTCCGACCTGCGGGTGCTTGCCACGCTGGCGTTTGTTGGCTTCGCCGCCGTGTTCTTCATGCGCTCGAACTACATTACAGGCGTCGATGCCTGGACACTGATCCTGCCGACGCTGCTGCAAGGCATCCCAACGGCGCTGTTCTTTACGCCGCTCACCGGCATCATCCTCTCGGGGCTGAAGCCCGACGAGATTCCGGCGGCCGCGGGCCTGTCCAACTTCGCGCGCATTTTCGCCGGCGCCGTGGGCACGTCGCTCATGAGCAACGCCTGGAACGACCGCACGATCCTGCATCACGCAAGGCTCGCCGAGCAAACGAGCGTGGACAATCCCATGTTCACCAGCGCGATTGCGCACCTGCACGCGACGCTGGGTGGCGGCGTTCCCAAGGCCACGGCCTTCTACGAGAGTTCGCTCAACGCGCAGGCCACCATGCTGGGGTTAAACGACATCTTCTGGATATCGGCGGTGATCTTCATCGTCATCATTCCGCTGATCTGGGTGACGAGGCCGGTCAAGGGCGGTGGCGCAGGCGCGGCAGCGGCTGGCGGACACTGAATACTGCAGTTGAATCCGGTTCAAAGGGCAAACCCGTCTCACGTGTTTTTTCTTGACAGTATCTGATAATGCAGATATTGTTCGATTCAACACGGAGGATGTCGCGATGGACCACTACACCACGAGAAATTTCATGCTCACGGAAAGTGTCGGCTTCAGGATCGTCAAGGCACGCAATCTGGTCGTCGCGGAAATGGACGCGGCGCTCAAGGACCTCGATATCACGGGCCAGCAAATGGGTATTCTGCTTTCGCTGAAGCAGGGTGTGGCGACCACGCCGTTCGAACTGTCGAAGCTGCTCGGCATCGACACGGGCCTCATGACGCGCATGCTGGACAAGCTGGAAACAAAGGGTCTGCTGGAACGCTCGCGCGACGCAGACGACCGCCGCGTGGTCAATCTTCACCTCACGGCAAAGGGGCAGGAAACGGCGGCGCAAATTCCGGAAATCGCGCCGCACGTGCTGAACGCGCGCCTGCGCAAATTCACGAAGGCGGAGTTTGTCGAGTTGAACCGGCTGCTTCGCAAGTTCACCGACGACTGAACGGTGCGGCCGTGGGGCCGCGCTTTTTTTCGACCATTAATCTGATTTGTCAGAAAATGAAACCGCAGACTTCTGAATCAAGCACTGGTGCCCGTACGCTGAAGCTGGGTGTATCGGCAATCGCACTGGCCGCGCTGGCGGCGTGCGCAAACTATGCGGGCATCCACAGCGATGCGCAGATGGCCAAGCCGCAACAATTCGAGACGGCGCAGAGCCTGCCGCAAGAGCAGGGCCGCTGGCCGAGCGCCGACTGGGTCGACCAGTTCGGCGACGCGCAACTGAAGGCACTGATCGCCGAAGCGCTGCAGGGCAGCCCGACGATCGAGCAGGCCAAGGCGCGCGTGGCGCAGGCACAGGCCTATAGCGAAACCGCGAAGGCGAACACGCTGCCGCGCGTCGACGCCAGCTACACGCTCACGCGCCAGCAGTTCAGCAGTACGGCGCTGATTCCGCCGCCGTACGCCGGCTCGTGGCAGACCGAAAACAAGGGCCTGCTCACGGCCTCCTACGATCTCGACCTGTGGGGCAAGAACCGCGAGGCGCTGCGCGCCGCCGTTTCGCAGACCGCTGCGAGCGAGGCCGACGAGGAAATGGTCAAGCTCACGCTGGATACCTCGATCGCGCGCACCTACAACCAACTGGCGCGGCTCTACGCGTTGCGCGATATTGCGCAGGAAGAGGTCTCGCGTCGCGAGCATATCGACAGCATCACGGCGGGCCGCATTGCTACAGGCCTCGACACGCAGGTCGAACGCAAGACCGCGCAGGCAAACCTGGCGACGAGC harbors:
- a CDS encoding tautomerase family protein, whose product is MPIVTIQVTREGTKPGADSVTSDEKAQLIKGVSQLLLDVLNKPLEATFVVIEEVPTENWGWGGLPTDVYRRQKGLIK
- a CDS encoding SDR family NAD(P)-dependent oxidoreductase — protein: MSQAPKVVVVTGASQGIGAETAKAFRALGHNVVATSRNIKQTDDSNLVAVAGDIADPATARRVIETAVSRFGRVDTLINNAGIFIAKPFTQYTAEDYAAITGINLGGFFHIAQLAIAEMEKHESGHVLSVTTTLVDHAIDGVPSVLASLTKGGLAAATRSLAIEYAKRGIRANAVSPGIIKSPMHAPETHAALGALHPMGHMGEMSDIVNAILYLDSAPFVTGEILHVDGGQIAGH
- a CDS encoding VOC family protein, with protein sequence MTDKPLTLGIDHVGLTVRDLNLTRDFFVNCLGWKQVGERPSYPAAFVSDGHVMLTLWQVNDPSRMIEFDRKTHVGLHHLALRVGSEEALNDIFARVSEWPGVKIEFAPENLGPGPKRHTMVYEPGGIRLEFDHDPRTQAS
- a CDS encoding MarR family winged helix-turn-helix transcriptional regulator, producing MNDPVNEDFERTQKLVFVLGQAHHRMATELRAGLKDAGLNLQERGILLTLACGSATTPAALAKWLGVHPARMTRVLDKLEASGLVERSRNGTDRRLVDVSLTREGRSVAARNTDVAPGAWSERLAHFSKSDFDALSTLLSRLLHG
- a CDS encoding DHA2 family efflux MFS transporter permease subunit, yielding MNPSTSPGGPAQLTGMKFALGTFAVALATFMNVLDSSIANVAIPTLSGNLGVSIDEGTWVITLFAAANAVSIPLTGWLTQRVGQVKLFVWAILLFVLSSAACGLAPNLLTLLVARIVQGAVAGPLVPLSQALLLASFPKEKSSNALALWAMTATVGPIAGPALGGWITDSYSWSWIFYINVPVGLFAAGVVWAIYRDRETPARKLPIDKVGLISLIAWVAPLQIMLDKGKDLDWFSSPVIWALTIVAAVSFVFFLIWELTEEKPIVNLRLFAKRNFLGGTIAISVAYAIFFANLVILPQWIQGFLGYRAVDAGLVTAPLGIFAVILAPVMGKVMPRSDLRVLATLAFVGFAAVFFMRSNYITGVDAWTLILPTLLQGIPTALFFTPLTGIILSGLKPDEIPAAAGLSNFARIFAGAVGTSLMSNAWNDRTILHHARLAEQTSVDNPMFTSAIAHLHATLGGGVPKATAFYESSLNAQATMLGLNDIFWISAVIFIVIIPLIWVTRPVKGGGAGAAAAGGH
- a CDS encoding MarR family winged helix-turn-helix transcriptional regulator — encoded protein: MDHYTTRNFMLTESVGFRIVKARNLVVAEMDAALKDLDITGQQMGILLSLKQGVATTPFELSKLLGIDTGLMTRMLDKLETKGLLERSRDADDRRVVNLHLTAKGQETAAQIPEIAPHVLNARLRKFTKAEFVELNRLLRKFTDD